The following proteins come from a genomic window of Pseudomonas putida:
- a CDS encoding glutamate 5-kinase translates to MRSKVTGAKRWVVKIGSALLTADGKGLDRGAMAVWVEQMVALREAGVELVLVSSGAVAAGMSQLGWTKRPSAMNELQAAASLGQMRLVQAWESSFGEHGKHTAQILLTHDDLSDRKRYLNARSTLRTLVDLGVVPVINENDTVVTDEIRFGDNDTLAALVANLVEADLLVILTDRDGMFDADPRNNPEAQLIYEARADDPSLDAVAGSTGGALGRGGMQTKLRAARLAARSGAHTIIIGGRIERVLDRLKAGERLGTLLSPERGMLAARKQWLAGHLQTRGTLVLDAGAVQALRQANKSLLPVGVKTVQGSFRRGEMVVCVGPDGLEVARGLANYSALEAQKIIGQSSDAIESILGYSAEPELVHRDNLVLV, encoded by the coding sequence ATGCGAAGCAAGGTGACGGGCGCCAAGCGCTGGGTCGTTAAGATTGGCAGTGCTCTGCTGACCGCCGATGGCAAGGGCCTCGACCGCGGTGCAATGGCCGTTTGGGTCGAGCAGATGGTCGCGCTGCGTGAGGCAGGCGTGGAGTTGGTACTGGTCTCCTCCGGGGCCGTGGCTGCCGGCATGAGCCAGCTGGGCTGGACCAAGCGACCGAGTGCGATGAACGAGCTGCAGGCGGCTGCCTCGCTCGGCCAGATGCGCCTGGTGCAGGCCTGGGAGTCGAGCTTCGGGGAGCACGGGAAGCACACCGCTCAGATCCTGCTGACCCATGACGACCTGTCCGACCGCAAGCGTTACCTGAATGCCCGCAGCACCCTGCGCACCTTGGTTGATCTGGGTGTAGTGCCGGTGATCAACGAAAACGACACCGTGGTCACCGACGAGATCCGCTTTGGCGACAACGACACCCTGGCGGCGCTGGTGGCCAACCTGGTCGAGGCCGACCTGCTGGTGATCCTCACCGACCGCGATGGTATGTTCGATGCCGACCCGCGCAACAACCCCGAAGCGCAGTTGATCTACGAAGCCCGTGCCGACGACCCCTCACTGGATGCCGTGGCCGGTAGTACCGGTGGTGCCCTGGGCCGTGGCGGCATGCAGACCAAGCTGCGTGCGGCGCGCCTGGCTGCCCGTTCCGGTGCCCACACCATCATCATCGGTGGTCGCATCGAGCGCGTGCTGGACCGCCTGAAGGCGGGCGAGCGCCTGGGCACCTTGCTGTCGCCCGAGCGCGGCATGCTCGCGGCGCGCAAGCAATGGCTGGCCGGTCACCTGCAAACCCGTGGCACCCTGGTGCTGGATGCCGGTGCCGTGCAAGCGCTGCGTCAGGCCAACAAGAGTTTGCTGCCGGTTGGCGTGAAGACTGTGCAGGGCAGCTTCCGTCGTGGCGAGATGGTGGTGTGCGTCGGCCCGGACGGCCTTGAAGTGGCTCGCGGCCTGGCCAACTACAGCGCCCTGGAGGCGCAGAAGATCATTGGTCAGTCGTCCGACGCCATCGAGTCGATCCTTGGTTACAGCGCCGAGCCGGAACTTGTACACCGCGACAACCTGGTGCTGGTATGA
- a CDS encoding chromosome partitioning protein ParA, whose product MSQERYGIRRFALLNTAGYSLGLFPLEHPLSVYGANNLGKSASINALQFPILARMSDMSFGKYSLEQSRRFYFASDTSYILCELSLPHGPHVIGVVGRGPGGGFGHQFFAYKGELDLAHYQKNDTCLRQKELFTNLERLGIKAYELKPDELRRLLVGGHTSVPLDLTMIPLRSTSEQSLKTFRALFINLLHMREITAAKLKQLFLDAFEHSLRSGSVDYIAACEEAFRDVRRMEQDYNALVAAGPLVEALAGGVAQRDILRGKLHRISPVLDTLLGTWQEYAMARKEELVIQSEHYRGEQDRLQNDQRGGTQELMRLEREISGIQRWLGELSVLKHRFALVDDVKVLEQQLLAAKDAHDELAGALAQSRQFSAEDLDERVRDLEKRLKQVKQQLDHADNNSYARLREEFSQQDVDRLMRLFNGALFSLPLGDRGIELDDSDLWVKSLEAVLDGFKGERFEAPGLAIDLTHIDPPALQALADRAALRDQKERLEKELKQLKTQQAVAADRSASKAQTETLYQEVLDAQKALEDFRRSQTLAAEEPEKLEQLSQLEAAQDELKRSSDAFTERVQQLSAKLQLVGRQLGDLESKQRTLEDALRRRQLLPADLPYGTPYMEAIDDSMDNLLPLLNDYQDSWQGLQRVDNQIEALYAQVRLKGVAKFDSEDDMERRLQLLVNAYAHRTDEALTLAKARRAAVTDIARTLRNIRSDYDSLEHQLALFNREINKRQVSNLESFRVVLAPNKEALKHIDQIIHSAGQYEEGETLSVFDLTQSADQDNKNEEAKEYLARLVAANHNQLGLKDLFELAFEITKVNGQPVIHADIDGAASNGTTMTIKALTNMYLLLHLMDRDLAGRIRLPYYLDEAADIDERNQAALLETSQQLGFVPILASVKPQVSAHVAIDLEGGSGPNGIYIDEADWKFISRLDEVKAVVREDQAEELA is encoded by the coding sequence ATGAGCCAGGAACGCTACGGCATCCGCCGCTTCGCATTGCTCAACACCGCCGGCTACAGCCTTGGCCTGTTCCCGCTGGAGCACCCGCTGTCGGTATACGGCGCCAACAACCTGGGTAAATCGGCGTCGATCAACGCCCTGCAGTTCCCGATCCTGGCACGCATGTCGGACATGAGTTTCGGCAAATACAGCCTTGAGCAGTCGCGCCGCTTCTACTTCGCCAGCGACACTTCGTACATTCTCTGCGAACTGAGCCTGCCCCACGGCCCGCACGTGATCGGTGTGGTCGGGCGCGGTCCGGGCGGCGGTTTCGGCCACCAGTTCTTCGCCTACAAGGGCGAACTGGACCTGGCCCACTACCAGAAGAACGACACCTGCCTGCGTCAGAAAGAGCTGTTCACCAACCTTGAACGCCTGGGTATCAAGGCTTACGAACTGAAGCCGGACGAACTGCGCCGACTACTGGTGGGCGGCCACACCTCGGTGCCGCTGGACCTGACCATGATCCCGCTGCGCTCCACCAGCGAGCAAAGCCTGAAAACCTTCCGCGCGCTGTTCATCAATCTGCTGCACATGCGTGAAATCACCGCCGCCAAACTCAAGCAACTGTTCCTCGACGCCTTCGAGCACAGCCTGCGTTCGGGCAGCGTCGACTACATCGCTGCGTGCGAGGAAGCCTTCCGCGACGTACGCCGCATGGAGCAGGACTACAACGCCCTGGTCGCTGCCGGCCCGCTGGTCGAGGCCCTGGCCGGCGGTGTGGCCCAGCGGGACATCCTGCGTGGCAAGCTGCACCGCATTTCGCCTGTGCTCGACACCCTGCTGGGCACCTGGCAGGAATACGCCATGGCGCGCAAGGAAGAGCTGGTCATCCAGTCCGAGCACTACCGTGGTGAGCAGGACCGCCTGCAAAACGACCAGCGCGGCGGCACCCAGGAGCTGATGCGCCTGGAGCGTGAAATCAGCGGTATCCAGCGCTGGCTAGGCGAGCTGTCGGTGCTCAAGCACCGCTTTGCGCTGGTCGACGACGTCAAGGTGCTGGAACAGCAACTGCTGGCGGCCAAAGACGCCCACGACGAACTGGCCGGTGCTCTGGCCCAGTCACGACAGTTCAGTGCCGAAGACCTCGACGAGCGCGTACGCGACCTGGAAAAACGCCTGAAGCAGGTCAAGCAGCAGCTGGATCACGCTGACAACAACAGCTACGCCCGCCTGCGCGAAGAGTTCTCGCAACAGGACGTGGACCGCCTGATGCGCCTGTTCAACGGCGCATTGTTCAGCCTGCCGCTGGGCGACCGCGGCATCGAGCTGGACGATAGCGACCTGTGGGTGAAGTCGCTGGAAGCGGTGCTCGACGGCTTCAAGGGCGAGCGCTTCGAGGCCCCCGGCCTGGCCATCGATCTGACCCACATCGACCCGCCGGCCCTGCAGGCCCTGGCCGACCGCGCCGCCCTGCGCGACCAGAAAGAGCGCCTGGAAAAAGAGCTCAAGCAGCTAAAAACCCAGCAGGCCGTGGCCGCCGACCGCTCCGCCTCCAAAGCGCAGACCGAAACCCTGTACCAGGAAGTGCTGGACGCGCAGAAGGCGCTGGAAGACTTCCGCCGCAGCCAGACCCTCGCCGCCGAAGAGCCCGAGAAACTGGAACAGCTCTCGCAACTGGAAGCGGCCCAGGACGAACTCAAGCGCTCCAGCGACGCCTTCACCGAGCGCGTCCAGCAGCTGTCAGCCAAGTTGCAACTGGTCGGCCGCCAGCTCGGCGACCTCGAGTCCAAGCAGCGCACCCTGGAAGACGCCCTGCGCCGTCGCCAACTGCTGCCGGCCGACCTGCCCTATGGCACGCCATACATGGAAGCCATCGACGACTCGATGGACAACCTGCTGCCGCTGCTCAATGACTACCAGGACAGCTGGCAAGGCCTGCAGCGGGTGGACAATCAGATCGAGGCGCTGTACGCCCAGGTGCGCCTGAAGGGCGTGGCCAAGTTCGACAGCGAAGACGACATGGAACGCCGCCTGCAACTGCTGGTGAACGCCTACGCGCACCGTACCGATGAAGCCCTGACCTTGGCCAAGGCACGCCGCGCCGCGGTCACCGACATCGCCCGAACCCTGCGCAACATCCGCAGCGACTACGACAGCCTCGAGCACCAGCTGGCCCTGTTCAACCGCGAGATCAACAAGCGCCAGGTGTCCAACCTGGAAAGCTTCCGCGTGGTACTGGCGCCGAACAAGGAAGCGCTCAAGCACATCGACCAGATTATCCACAGTGCCGGTCAGTACGAAGAAGGCGAAACCCTGTCGGTCTTCGACCTGACCCAGAGTGCCGATCAGGACAACAAGAACGAGGAGGCCAAGGAGTACCTGGCACGGCTGGTAGCGGCCAACCACAACCAGCTGGGCCTGAAGGACCTGTTCGAGCTGGCGTTCGAGATCACCAAGGTCAATGGCCAGCCGGTCATCCACGCCGACATCGACGGTGCGGCGTCCAACGGCACCACCATGACCATCAAGGCGCTGACCAACATGTACCTGTTGCTGCACCTGATGGACCGTGACCTGGCCGGGCGCATTCGCCTGCCATACTACCTGGACGAAGCGGCAGACATCGACGAACGCAACCAGGCGGCACTGCTGGAGACCAGCCAGCAACTGGGCTTCGTGCCGATTCTGGCGAGCGTGAAACCACAGGTATCGGCACACGTTGCGATCGACCTGGAAGGTGGCAGCGGGCCGAACGGCATCTACATCGACGAGGCGGACTGGAAGTTCATCAGCCGGCTGGATGAAGTGAAGGCGGTTGTGCGTGAGGATCAGGCCGAGGAACTGGCCTGA
- the cgtA gene encoding Obg family GTPase CgtA produces the protein MKFVDEVSIRVKAGDGGNGCMSFRREKFIENGGPNGGDGGDGGSVYMIADENLNTLVDYRYTRHHEAQRGSNGGSTDCTGKKGEDLFLRVPVGTTVIDASTQEVIGDLVTPGQKLMVAQGGWHGLGNTRFKSSTNRAPRQTTPGKPGEQRDLKMEMKVLADVGLLGLPNAGKSTFIRSVSAAKPKVADYPFTTLVPNLGVVSVDRWKSFVIADIPGLIEGASEGAGLGIRFLKHLARTRVLLHLVDIAPLDESSPADAAEVIVNELTRFSPSLAERERWLVLNKADMVMDDERDERVQEVIDRLEWEGPVYVISAISKQGTDKLSHDLMRYLEDRADRLANDPAYAEELADLDQRIEDEARAQLQALDDARTLRRTGVKSVHDIGDDDGWDDDFEDDEDGPEIIYVRD, from the coding sequence ATGAAGTTTGTTGACGAAGTATCCATTCGGGTCAAGGCCGGTGACGGTGGCAACGGTTGCATGAGCTTCCGTCGCGAGAAGTTCATCGAGAACGGCGGCCCTAACGGCGGTGACGGCGGTGACGGTGGCTCGGTGTACATGATTGCCGACGAAAACCTGAACACCCTGGTCGACTACCGCTACACCCGTCACCATGAAGCCCAGCGTGGCTCCAACGGCGGTAGCACCGACTGCACCGGCAAGAAGGGTGAAGACCTGTTCCTGCGCGTGCCGGTCGGCACCACCGTGATCGATGCTTCCACCCAGGAAGTGATCGGTGACCTGGTCACCCCCGGCCAGAAGCTGATGGTCGCGCAAGGTGGCTGGCACGGGCTGGGCAACACCCGTTTCAAGTCGAGCACCAACCGTGCGCCGCGCCAGACCACCCCAGGCAAACCGGGTGAGCAGCGTGACCTGAAGATGGAAATGAAGGTGTTGGCCGACGTCGGCCTGCTGGGCTTGCCCAACGCCGGCAAGAGTACCTTCATCCGTTCGGTCTCGGCCGCCAAGCCGAAAGTCGCCGACTACCCGTTCACCACCCTGGTGCCAAACCTGGGCGTGGTCAGCGTCGACCGCTGGAAGAGCTTCGTCATCGCCGACATCCCCGGCCTGATCGAAGGCGCTTCTGAAGGTGCCGGTCTGGGTATCCGCTTCCTCAAGCACCTGGCGCGTACGCGCGTGCTGCTGCACCTGGTGGACATCGCGCCACTGGACGAAAGCAGCCCGGCCGATGCCGCCGAAGTCATCGTCAACGAGCTGACCCGCTTCAGCCCGTCGCTGGCCGAGCGTGAGCGCTGGCTGGTGCTGAACAAAGCCGATATGGTCATGGACGACGAGCGTGACGAGCGTGTGCAGGAAGTGATCGACCGTCTGGAGTGGGAAGGCCCGGTTTACGTGATCTCGGCCATTTCCAAGCAGGGCACCGACAAGCTCAGCCACGACCTGATGCGCTACCTCGAAGACCGCGCCGACCGTCTGGCCAACGACCCGGCCTACGCCGAAGAGCTGGCCGACCTCGACCAGCGCATCGAAGACGAAGCCCGTGCCCAGCTGCAGGCCCTGGACGACGCCCGCACCCTGCGTCGTACCGGCGTCAAGAGCGTGCACGACATCGGCGACGATGACGGTTGGGACGATGATTTCGAGGACGACGAAGACGGTCCGGAAATCATTTACGTGCGCGACTGA
- a CDS encoding chromosome partitioning protein, producing the protein MHLDLSELSQLAPIFRELFKGFHISRRDPELYAQLSNFQDQYRTLFKALGFELVCDTRGFYYFVPDMTAAQVNKTAQRLSLFTFILVEHLADQGRDPMAVLDGGSIGRDELPSLLDKYRDLFLQAEVQTVDELEEKILRRMTQLGFAHEEGGIYRFLPPMHRFLDVCLAVQQDRDLAATLHSDLPLPTPVLVEEESAEELNRTDDPLDLTPFQGEESEEDALARAIREEQQEIDA; encoded by the coding sequence ATGCATCTTGATCTTTCCGAACTGTCCCAGCTCGCGCCGATCTTCCGCGAGCTGTTCAAAGGCTTCCACATCAGCCGGCGCGACCCTGAGCTGTACGCCCAGCTGTCGAACTTCCAGGACCAGTACCGCACCCTGTTCAAGGCCCTGGGCTTCGAGCTGGTATGCGACACCCGTGGTTTCTACTACTTCGTGCCGGACATGACCGCCGCGCAGGTCAACAAGACCGCGCAGCGCCTGTCGCTGTTCACCTTCATTCTGGTCGAGCACCTTGCTGACCAGGGCCGCGACCCGATGGCCGTGCTCGACGGCGGTAGCATCGGCCGCGACGAACTGCCCTCGCTGCTGGACAAGTACCGCGACCTGTTCCTGCAGGCCGAAGTGCAGACCGTGGACGAGCTGGAAGAAAAAATCCTGCGGCGCATGACCCAGCTCGGCTTCGCCCATGAGGAAGGCGGCATCTACCGCTTCCTGCCGCCCATGCACCGCTTCCTCGATGTGTGCCTTGCAGTGCAGCAGGACCGCGACCTGGCCGCCACCCTGCACAGCGACCTGCCGCTGCCGACCCCGGTACTGGTCGAGGAAGAAAGCGCCGAAGAACTCAACCGCACCGACGACCCGCTCGACCTCACGCCTTTCCAGGGCGAGGAAAGCGAAGAGGACGCCCTGGCCCGGGCCATCCGCGAAGAGCAACAGGAGATTGACGCATGA